The Bombus huntii isolate Logan2020A chromosome 11, iyBomHunt1.1, whole genome shotgun sequence genome includes a window with the following:
- the LOC126871374 gene encoding acyl-CoA Delta-9 desaturase-like, protein MCTTTVTWYEEKKEANQTMEKDVEPLPLPVRTSASQRIIWRNVIGIIVLHFLAIYGFVSGYRDAKLWTWIWSFAYGVVAGLGITAGAHRLWAHKSYSAKIPLRIFLAYLYCMAGQTHFYKWIRDHRTHHRYTETNADPHDATRGFFFSHIGWLMVKRHPAVKEYGSKIDMSDITADPVIKFFDKYYEVIMVSLCFVLPILLPVFAWSETWFISVHAMLIRYVWSLHATFIVNSFAHMWGNRPYNRRVKPTENPTVSFFALGEGWHNYHHSFPWDYKAAELGAYGLNPTTGFIELMARLGLAYNLKTPKKELVDRTILKKGDGTDSLWGHRRH, encoded by the exons ATGTGTACCACCACGGTAACATGgtacgaagaaaagaaagaggcGAATCAGACGATGGAGAAGGACGTGGAACCGCTTCCACTGCCAGTACGAACCTCGGCCAGCCAACGGATAATATGGCGAAATGTGATTGGTATCATTGTGCTTCATTTCCTCGCCATTTACGGTTTCGTGAGCGGTTATCGAGATGCCAAGCTTTGGACGTGGATTTGGA GTTTTGCGTACGGTGTCGTGGCTGGTTTGGGAATAACAGCAGGAGCTCATCGCCTGTGGGCGCATAAAAGTTATTCCGCCAAGATTCCTCTGCGAATATTTCTTGCTTACTTATATTGCATGGCTGGTCAG ACGCATTTTTATAAATGGATACGAGATCACAGGACGCATCACAGATACACAGAAACAAATGCAGACCCGCACGACGCGACCCGtggatttttcttctctcATATCGGCTGGCTGATGGTTAAAAGGCATCCAGCCGTGAAAGAATACGGCAGTAAAATCGATATGAGCGACATCACTGCGGATCctgtaataaaattctttgacAA GTATTACGAGGTCATCATGGTTTCGCTGTGCTTCGTACTGCCGATATTGTTGCCGGTGTTCGCGTGGAGCGAAACGTGGTTCATAAGTGTTCATGCGATGCTCATTCGCTACGTCTGGTCGTTGCACGCCACTTTTATCGTGAACAGTTTCGCCCACATGTGGGGAAATCGACCGTATAACAG GAGGGTCAAGCCAACGGAAAACCCAACCGTTTCTTTCTTCGCGCTGGGTGAAGGTTGGCATAATTACCATCATTCTTTCCCGTGGGATTACAAGGCTGCGGAACTGGGCGCATATGGCCTGAATCCTACCACCGGTTTTATAGAGCTGATGGCGCGCTTAGGCTTGGCGTACAATTTAAAAACACCGAAGAAAGAGCTGGTCGATCGAACGATACTGAAGAAGGGCGATGGAACGGACAGCCTTTGGGGACATCGGAGACACTGA